CACCACCCATCGCGACACGATGGGTCTCCCGGCCCATTGCCCTTCGGGCCGGGAAGGCGCACTCTCTCCGTGCCGGTGGCGCAGCGCCAGCGGCGCCGAACGCAACGAGGCAGGGGCGAACGGTGGGCAGCGACACGACGCTCGACACGAGCACGACGGGTGCGGGCCCGTTTGCGCCCGTCGACTTTGCCCGGCGTGACTCGTTCCGGGCGCGGGTGGAGTCGTGCGCGCAGATCCGCGTGCTGCGCCCCGACGCATCGACACCGGGCTGGCGGCGCTGCCATCTGCGTGACCTCTCCGCGTCCGGTGCGGGCGTCGAGGCGGTCGGCGACGACCTCGCGCCAGGCGAACGGGTCCTCGTGCGCTTCGACGGCGTCGCGACGGCCGAGCGCTTCCAGCTCTACGGCACCGTCGTCCGCGTCGCCCCCGACTCGGCGCGCACGATGTACGGCATCAAGTTCGACCGGCTGCTGCCGCGGCAGGTCGAGCAGCTCTACAGCCTGGTGATGACGTTCGCGCGCATCCGCCAGAGCCGCACGGCCCACGTGCTGTAGCGAGCCCGCACCTTCTACGCTCCCCGGCTCATGACCGTCGACCCGATCGTCGGCGACACCGTCACGCCCGCGTCGAACCGCGAGCCGTGCTTCGTGGTCCCCGCACGCGAGGAGGCTGCGCGCCAGAAGCTCGACGCGTTCGTCGCGCGCGCCGGACGTCGCCCGAACATCCTGCTGATCCTGATGGACGACGTCGGGTGGGGCGACTTCGGGTGCTACGGCGGCGGCGTCGCAGTCGGCGCCCCGACACCGAACATCGACCGTCTCGCGCGCGACGGGTTGGTGCTGACGTCGTGCTACAGCGAGCCGTCGTGCACGCCCACGCGGGCGTCGATCATGACCGGCCGTGTCCCGATGCGGCACGGGCTGCTCGTCCCGCCGATGTACGGGATGCCGGGGGGCCTGCACGGCGAGGTCACGCTCGCGCAGCTCCTCTCGGACGCGGGGTACGTGACGCAGGCCGTCGGCAAGTGGCACATGGGGGAGAACCGCGAGAGCCAGCCGCAGCACGTCGGCTTCGACGACTTCTACGGGTTCCTCAGCGTGTCCGACATGTACACGGAGTGGCGCGACCCCTACTTCTTCCCCGAGGTCGTGTACAGCGACGCGCGCACCGAGTGGGTGCGCAACATCCCTTTCAACAAGTGCTTCGTGCACGCGCAGCGGGGCGGTGACGCCGAGGACGTCGAGGAGGTGACGATCCCCGTGCTGTCGTTGCTCGACGACAAGTGGTGCGCGTACTCCGAGCAGTTCGTCGAGCGCATGGCCGCGTCCGACCGGCCGTGGTTCCTGTACCACTGCACGCGGGGCGCGCACTTCGACAACTATCCGCACCCCGACTTCCTCGGCCGCTCGCCCGCGAAGCACCCGTACAAGGACGCGCTCGTCGAGCTCGACGACATCTGCGGACGGCTCGTCGCGGCGCTCGAGCGCACCGGCCAGCTGGAGTCCACGCTCGTCGTGATCTCGTCCGACAACGGTCCCGAGATGGAGACGTGGCCGGACTCGGCGTTCACGCCGTTCCGCTGCGCCAAGGGCTCGACGTGGGAGGGCGGTGTCCGGGTCCCCGCGGTCGTCTCGTGGCCGGGGATGGTCGAGCCCGGCCGCACGAGTGACGGCATCGTGCACCTGCTCGACCTGTTCGCGACGTCCGCGACGCTGGCCGGCGCCGGCGACCGGCTCCCCGCCGACCGGTACCTCGACAGCGTGGACCAGACGTCGTTCCTCCTCGCGCCCGCGGACGAGCTCGAGGTGGTGTCGAACCGGAAGTCACAGCACTACTGGCTCACCGCCAACTACTCGGCGGTGCGCGTCGGCGAGTACAAGTACATGCTCACGTCGATCAGCGACGACGACACGGACGTGCTGAACCCGGGTGGGTTCACCGGTTCGGTGCGCAACTACGCGTACGGGCGGCTCTACAACCTCTACCTGGACCCGAAGGAGACGCGCTCGTACATGATCCGCAAGCTCGTCTACATCGACGCGATCATCGCGGAGACCGCGCGCCACCGGCAGACGTTCCGCGACTGGCCCAACAAGCCGGCCTGACCGCTCAATGAGCGATCTGCGTGGTCTGGCGGTACTCAGGTGTCAATGAGCCGTGACGGCGGCGCAGCTTGTCGACCAGTGACGCGAACATCGGGTAGACGTTCTCGCCCATCGCGTCGATCGACGGCTTCCACAGCTCCCAGCGATCGACGAGCCGCCGGCCGAGCAGCGCGTCGATGAGGTCGGAGTGGAACGCGCCGAGCTCCTCGAGCGCGGCGAGCTGCTCGAAGTAGTCGAGCTCGCGATACAGCACGTATGCCTCGGGTGCGTTCGCCGCGATGTATCCGACGAACGCATCGCGGAGCTGGTCGGCGTCCGCGAAGCTCGCGACGAGACGGCGTGTCTCGACCAGCGCGTCCTCGTCCCACCGGCGCAGGAAGTCGGCCGCCATCTCCGCCTGCCGTGTCTCGCGCGCCTCCCGGACCTGACGGGCCCCGAACACCACGAGCCCGAGCGTGCTCACGAGGCCGACCGCGCCGACCGCGGTCGCGACCGCGGTCACCTGTTCCGCCCAGTTCGGATCTGTCATGACCCGACCTTGGCCGACGGGCGGCGCGTCAGTCGACGTGGCCGGCCGCGACCGGTTGATTCGTCGACGACACGACGCCCGGCGCACGCTCGTCCGTCAGCGCGAACCCGACCACCGGGCCGCGGTAGCGGAACGCCGCGACCCCGGGCGCCGCCCCGAGGACGCCCGCCGAGATCGCGGTCGGGTGCTGCGCGTCGCCGACGAGCGCCCACAACTGGTACGTGCGGCCGTCGGGGAGCGTCGCGAGGCCCGTCGCGGACAGGAACCCCGTCCCGTCGGGCAGGTAGACGATCTGTGCCCGGTGCGTCCCGTCGGGCGCCGACAGGACGACGGAGCGTGCGCCCTGCTGCGACCGCGCGACGTCCATCGCGTGCCGCAACGCGTTCGTCTGCCCGGCCGCGCGCGTGAGCGTGTCGATGCGGTTGCTCTGTTGCGCCACCTTCACGCCCAGGACGACCGCCGCGATCGCGGCCGCGGCGGCGAGGGCGACGGCGACGCGCAACGCGACCGTGCGCCCGCGCGATCGTCGCTCGGTGCGCGGCATGATGCGCGCGACGGGCGGTGCACCACGGTCGCGGTTGATCGTCTCGCTGATCCGGTCCCACACGCCCACCGGCGCGTCGGTCCCCGCGTGGGCGAGCAGGGCGGCGAGCTCGCGGAACTCGCCGACCTCCGCGCGGGCGTGCGGGTTCTCCTCGAGGTAGCGCTCGACGCGCTCGCGCTCGTCGGGATCGACGGCGTCCAGCGCGTACGCGCCGAGGAGCTCCCGGAGCTCCTGCTCGTCCTCGAAGCTCACGCCGTCCATGATCCACCGATTCCGGCATCGGCGAGCGACGCGCGCAGCCGGACGAGCCCGGCGCGGATGCGGCTCTTGATCGTGCCCTCGGGCTCGTGCAGCAGCCGGGCCACCTCCCGGTACGTGTGACCCTCGAAGTACGCGAGCTCGATCGCGGTCCGCTCGCCGACCGACAACGTGCCGAGCGCGCTGCGGACCTGCTCCGCGAGGGCGAGGTCCCAGACCTCGTGCTCGACGTCGTACCCGGACTCCGCCGTCAGACGGGCGTCGCGCTCCTCGCGGCGACGGCGTGACGTCTCCGACCTGATGAGGTCGACGCTCCGGCCGTGCGCGTTCGCGAGGAGGAAGGAGCGCAGGGAGCCGCGGTCGGCGTCGAAGCGGTCGGGGTCGTCCCACAACCGGACGAACACCTCCTGGACCACCTCCTCGGCGAGCGCACGGTCACCGAGGAGCCGGTTGGCGAGCGCGAACACGGCGCCGCCGTGCCGGCGGTACGCCTCCGCGAGCGCTTCCTCGTGGAACCGTGCGATCGCGACGACGAGCCGCGCGTCGCTCGCATCGCCGAGATCGTCCCTGCTCACCGCGACGTGTTCGTCGCCGGTGCGTGCCGCGGATGACCGCGATCAGCCGGCTCGCCGTCGGCGTGCCAGGTGCTCCTCGGCGAGCTTCGGGGGCGCGCACGCGAGCCAGGCGTCGAGCAGCGCGTCCTGCAACGGCCGCTTCGTGACCTTCTTCATCTGGATCAGCACCGCGGCGTAGCCGTCGAAGTGGGGGATCGTGAAGAACGCCTTCGGGTTCGCCGCGAGGACCGCTCCCTTCTCCCCGAGGTCGTCCACGCGGACGGCGAGGATCGGGCCGTCGGGTGGGGTCTCGTCGCCGAAGCGCTTCAGGTCGGCCTTGCTGAACGGGCGTTCCCACGCGAACGCCTTGCCGGCGACGAACCACGTGCGGTTCCCGTGCCGCTCACCCTCGGTCACCTCGGGAAGCGCACGCGCGAGGCGCGCAGCTTCGTCGATGGTCACCGGCGCTCCCGCACCGTCCCGAAGCCGTACACGAACGCCCAGTCGGTCGTCGCCACGGTGACGTCCCAGCCGAGCCCCGCCAGCCGGGCGCGCAACACGTCCGGCTCCCGGTACACCTTGACGATCTCGAACGTGCGCCCGTCGGCGACGCGCCGGATGCTCGTCCCGTTCTTCAGGTCCGTGAGGCTGTTCACACCTTCGGCGATCCCGTCACGCACCGCGAAGCGACCGCGGGTCGGTTGTGCCGCGCTCGGGGCGGCGTTGTCCGCGAAGAAGACCCGGCCCCCGGGCCGCAGCGCGCGCCCGACGAG
The sequence above is drawn from the Acidimicrobiia bacterium genome and encodes:
- a CDS encoding PilZ domain-containing protein — its product is MGSDTTLDTSTTGAGPFAPVDFARRDSFRARVESCAQIRVLRPDASTPGWRRCHLRDLSASGAGVEAVGDDLAPGERVLVRFDGVATAERFQLYGTVVRVAPDSARTMYGIKFDRLLPRQVEQLYSLVMTFARIRQSRTAHVL
- a CDS encoding arylsulfatase; this translates as MTVDPIVGDTVTPASNREPCFVVPAREEAARQKLDAFVARAGRRPNILLILMDDVGWGDFGCYGGGVAVGAPTPNIDRLARDGLVLTSCYSEPSCTPTRASIMTGRVPMRHGLLVPPMYGMPGGLHGEVTLAQLLSDAGYVTQAVGKWHMGENRESQPQHVGFDDFYGFLSVSDMYTEWRDPYFFPEVVYSDARTEWVRNIPFNKCFVHAQRGGDAEDVEEVTIPVLSLLDDKWCAYSEQFVERMAASDRPWFLYHCTRGAHFDNYPHPDFLGRSPAKHPYKDALVELDDICGRLVAALERTGQLESTLVVISSDNGPEMETWPDSAFTPFRCAKGSTWEGGVRVPAVVSWPGMVEPGRTSDGIVHLLDLFATSATLAGAGDRLPADRYLDSVDQTSFLLAPADELEVVSNRKSQHYWLTANYSAVRVGEYKYMLTSISDDDTDVLNPGGFTGSVRNYAYGRLYNLYLDPKETRSYMIRKLVYIDAIIAETARHRQTFRDWPNKPA
- a CDS encoding anti-sigma factor, giving the protein MSFEDEQELRELLGAYALDAVDPDERERVERYLEENPHARAEVGEFRELAALLAHAGTDAPVGVWDRISETINRDRGAPPVARIMPRTERRSRGRTVALRVAVALAAAAAIAAVVLGVKVAQQSNRIDTLTRAAGQTNALRHAMDVARSQQGARSVVLSAPDGTHRAQIVYLPDGTGFLSATGLATLPDGRTYQLWALVGDAQHPTAISAGVLGAAPGVAAFRYRGPVVGFALTDERAPGVVSSTNQPVAAGHVD
- a CDS encoding sigma-70 family RNA polymerase sigma factor → MSRDDLGDASDARLVVAIARFHEEALAEAYRRHGGAVFALANRLLGDRALAEEVVQEVFVRLWDDPDRFDADRGSLRSFLLANAHGRSVDLIRSETSRRRREERDARLTAESGYDVEHEVWDLALAEQVRSALGTLSVGERTAIELAYFEGHTYREVARLLHEPEGTIKSRIRAGLVRLRASLADAGIGGSWTA